A window from Phalacrocorax aristotelis chromosome 5, bGulAri2.1, whole genome shotgun sequence encodes these proteins:
- the EN1 gene encoding LOW QUALITY PROTEIN: homeobox protein engrailed-1 (The sequence of the model RefSeq protein was modified relative to this genomic sequence to represent the inferred CDS: deleted 1 base in 1 codon) — protein sequence MEEPPEGHGHRDAAPGPASSGSGSDGESVPVSPSPAPASPAAPCPLPLPRRRHPPPPPPPPPHRTTNFFIDNILRPDFGCKKEPPAPAGGGGGGGGGGSRERDGDRGQSSGRENVNPLLARPPNPPSLLCPDSNCRPDGSAPPPPPAAAAAKASPAAAVAAAASGAAKPPADGGETHPAKYGEHGSPAILLMGSNNGGPVIKPDSQQPLVWPAWVYCTRYSDRPSSGPRTRKLKKKKTEKEDKRPRTAFTAEQLQRLKAEFQANRNITEQRRQSLAQELSLNESQIKIWFQNKRAKIKKATGIKNGLALHLMAQGLYNHSTTTVQDKEESE from the exons ATGGAAGAGCCGCCGGAGGGGCACGGCCACCGAGACGCGGCGCCCGGCCCGGCGAGCAGCGGCAGCGGCAGCGATGGCGAGAgcgtccccgtgtcccccagccccgcgcccgcctcccccgccgcgccctgccccctgcccctgccccgccgccgccacccgccgcccccgccgcccccgccgccccaccGCACCACCAACTTTTTCATCGACAACATCCTGAGGCCGGACTTCGGCTGCAAGAAGGAGCCGCCCGCGCCGGccggcggcggaggaggaggaggaggaggcggcagcCGGGAGCGGGACGGAGACCGGGGGCAGAGCTCAGGTAGAGAAAACGTCAACCCGCTGCTGGCCCGGCCGCCCAACCCgccctccctcctctgcccgGACTCGAACTGCCGTCCCGAcggctccgcgccgccgccgccgcccgccgccgccgccgccaaagccagccccgccgcggcggtggcggcggcggcgtcgGGGGCGGCCAAACCCCCCGCCGACGGGGGCGAGACTCACCCGGCGAAGTACGGGGAGCACGGCAGCCCCGCCATCCTCCTCATGGGCTCTAATAATGGAGGACCTGTTATAAAGCCCGACTCGCAACAGCCGCTGGTGTGGCCTGCCTGGGTCTACTGCACTAGGTATTCAGACAGACCGTCCTCGG GCCCCCGCACCAGGAAGCTGAAGAAGAAGAAGACGGAGAAGGAGGACAAGCGGCCGCGGACGGCGTTCACGGCCGAGCAGCTGCAGCGGCTGAAGGCGGAGTTCCAGGCGAACCGG AACATCACGGAGCAGCGGCGGCAGAGCCTGGCCCAGGAGCTCAGCCTCAACGAGTCCCAGATCAAGATCTGGTTCCAGAACAAACGAGCCAAGATCAAGAAGGCGACGGGCATCAAGAACGGGCTGGCGCTGCACCTCATGGCCCAGGGACTCTACAACCACTCCACCACCACCGTGCAGGACAAAGAGGAGAGCGAGTGA